In Hyla sarda isolate aHylSar1 chromosome 9, aHylSar1.hap1, whole genome shotgun sequence, the following proteins share a genomic window:
- the LOC130291034 gene encoding adrenodoxin-like produces the protein MNMARSASTVLRTFLSRLHGPMCPRSYASTQTPVKSYSRGFTTSARCQDSGNSEENLTVNFINRDGETLTATAKDGESLLDVVIRHHLNIDGFGACEGTLACSTCHLIFDQKVFDQLDSVTDEEMDMLDLAFGLTNTSRLGCQICMTKSIDGMTVRVPRDVSDARRDQVEKQSKQ, from the exons ATGAATATGGCTCGCTCTGCCTCTACAGTCCTGAGAACCTTTCTGAGCAGACTTCATGGTCCTATGTGCCCTAGGAGTTATGCATCAACACAAACACCAGTTAAGAGCTACTCGAGGGGCTTCACTACTTCTGCAAGATGCCAAGATTCTGG AAATTCAGAAGAAAACTTGACGGTTAATTTTATCAACCGTGATGGTGAAACTCTGACAGCCACAGCTAAAGATGGGGAGAGTCTACTGGACGTGGTGATCCGGCACCACCTGAATATTGACGGCTTTG GTGCCTGTGAGGGGACTTTAGCTTGTTCCACTTGTCACCTAATATTTGATCAGAAGGTTTTTGACCAGCTCGATTCTGTTACAGATGAAGAGATGGACATGTTGGATTTGGCTTTTGGTTTGACCAACAC ATCCCGCCTTGGATGCCAAATTTGCATGACAAAATCCATTGACGGAATGACAGTTCGAGTGCCAAGAGATGTATCTGATGCCAGAAGAGACCAAGTTGAAAAACAGAGCAAACAATAA